GACCTCAACGCGGTGCCGTCAGTGTTCAAGCCCGAGGTGGGCCCCTACCGGCTCACGGACCTCGCCAAGGTTTACGGTGCCGATCCAAAGGCTGACATTTTCGAGGAACGCGGCCTGGACCGCGGCGGAGTGATGGTGGTGGTCCGCCCGGACCAGTACGTGGCCAACGTCCTGCCGCTGACGGCAACGGCGGAGCTCGGGGATTTCTTCGCCCCGCTGCTGCCGGCCCGGCAGTCACAGGGCTAGTTTCGATCCACGGCAGGACGACGGCGGCACGCGGGTGCCGCCGTCGTCCTGCGTAAGGGTGTGGGCGCAGGCACCGCCGCAGTGGCAGACTGGGAACCATGGACACCCCGACTGATTCGATTGAACCGGACTTCGACGCCGCGGCCGTTCTCTGGGATGCCTACGCCGCCGCCAACCCCGAGCAGGCTGCCGCTGACAGCCAGTACAACGTGGAAACCTTCGGGGATTCCCCAAGGCTGGCCGATGAGCTCCTCGCACTGGTGCTGGACGGCAGGAAAACCGCCACCTCTTCGCTCGTTGCCGAATATGCGGAGGAAGGGGACCAGCTGCCGCGGATCGGCATCCACTGGATTGTCTGTGACAGCACCGGTGCCCCGCGGGCTATCCTGCGGACCACGGAACTTCGCCTGGGCACCTTTCTTGACGTCGATGCAGCTTTTGCGCGCGACGAAGGCGAGGATGACCTGAGCTTGGATTCCTGGCGGCGCGAACACCGCAGGTACTGGGAGCGCACCGCTGCGGCGCGGGGGATCAGCTGGTCCGAGTCCGACGAGCTGGTGCTTGAGCGGTTCAAGGTGGTCTGGCGGGCTGACGCCTAAGCCTGCCCGGAGCCTTAGCCGGTAAGCGGTCTGCGCTGCTTCGCTAAGAGGATGCGTGCCCTGCGGCGGCGGTGACTCTGCATGCGTGCATAGACCCTTGCCCTGTCACTGGAGAGGGCGAGGATCAGCAGGATGTCGAACGAATAACCGAGCAGGTTCGAGCCAAGGGTGAATGCCGAGCCGGAGAACACCGCGGCAACCTGCAGAATGATGGCGCCCGAACTGAGGAACATCGCCGTCACCCGTGCAGCGTTGCTGCCGCGCAGGATAAACACCGCCAGCGCGGCCTCCACACAGGCGAACACCGCCAGAGTGACGCTTGCCGGTGCGTAGGCACTGCCCAGATTTGCGAGTTCGGAGCTTTGCTCGCCCAACACTTCGTTCACCAGTGTGCTGACCCAGGGTACTTCGGTGACCCGCGCCAGGAACGGGGCAGCCACCGTCAACGCAGCGAGTCCGCGCAGGAACACCAGTCCGGCGCCGAAGATTACCGGCGGGGGCCGCCGGATGCGGCGGCGCTCCGTCCCGGACTGAGCGGAGAACACAGGGTTAGGTGAGGGTGGGGAATTGCCGGACGCCGCACCGACTGCGGGTGTCTGAGGCAGTGCGGTGAGATTCGTGACGGGCAGGTCGCCGTCGGTGACGATCGAATCGCCGCCTCCGTTGCGGGAGTGGTACCCCGTGGAGAAATTCTTGATGACGTTCACCGACACCTCGGGGAAAGCCTGCTGCATCGAGGAGACCAGATAATCCCGTTCGGCATCAATGTTCTCGCCGACCCGGTGCGTGACTTGCAGAGTGAACAGGGACAGCCCCACGGCACGGTCAAAGGACGCGGCCCCCAGCCAGTCCGTCGCGATGCCTCCGGGCAGCAACCACCCTTCGGGGCACCGCCAGAACCGGACGTGATGACGTTGCCGCGGATTGCCGTTGACCTCCTGCTGATAGGCAAAGTCCTGTGGCCGTCCGAACAACAGCAGCGGGCTTACCGGCGCCTGGAGATAGCTGCGGTGCAGCAGCGTGGAGGTAACAATCCGCCAACTGCTGGTCAGGGTCACCGGATCCGCGAGGACCCAGCCCGTCCGCTCCAGTGCTGTGCGCAGCTGCTGCTCGCTGCCCAAAAAGGCCAGGTTGACGGCATCCCCGAACAGGCCGGCGCTGGTACGGGTGCGGCCCATGAAATAGTCCGGGATGAAGATCTGCGTCAGTACCCGGTCCACGCGGGGCAACACCAGATAGGCGAGGACAACCCAAAACACCACGAGGAAGCCGATATACCCCAGCTCAAGCGAGCCGCGCACCAGCAGCAGTCCGGCAAACCAGATGGAGGCGAGGCCGCTGAAGACGAAGAAGGCCCAGTCCAGGGCCGTCGCGGCACCGGACCCGGCGCCGCCGTCGTCGTCCGCTGCCCTTTTCATACGCAAAACCCTGTCCTGCCGCCGCGGTGCGAGTCAATGAGTTGCGGTCGCTTTCCGGCGGGAACGGAGGATCCCGTCATAGCCTTTAAACCTGCAGCGGCGTTCCGGTCTCTTCCTCCAAGGCCTGGAGCAGACTGTCCTGAAAGTCGACGTCGTTCACTGCCGGGTGCGGCTGCCGCCTCCGCCGGTGGTACCAATACCCGCCGCTGGTCAGGGCGTCCGGCTCTTCGCTGGAGGCAAGCCATTCCTGGGTTTGGTGGCCCAGCGCCAGATCGTCCGGTGCTCCGGCGCCGCCCATTTTAGTGGGGACCCAGCCGGGATCCACCGAGTTGCTGAGCAGCTCCGGCCGCAGCCGGGCCAGCGCCGCGGCGAATGCGGTGACGTACAACTTGCTGTCCGCGTACGAACCGGCCGTCCTGCCCTGCCAGTCAACTCCGGCGAGTGAGGCGCGCCCGGCGTAGTGGTCGTTGCTGCTCAGATAGACGTGCCGCTGCGGCCCGTCGAGCAGTGCGGTCAGAAGATAGGGTGCAACAACATTCACGGGCATGACGGCCGTGCCGCGGGCCAACCCGGCGTTGTGAATGACGGAGTCCAGCGGGTTGCCGGCATTGAGTTCTGCGGCGGCACGGCGCACCGCGTCCGGGTCGCTGAAGTCGGCGACGACGAGCTCCGCCCCGCGGTTGATCAGCGGCTCGAGCGCTGCCGCCCGCTCCTGGTTGCGGGCGTGAACAACGACGTCGTGCCCTGCGGCGAGCAGCGACTCCGCCGCTGATCTTCCAAGACCATCCGCTGAACCCGTGACCAGGATCCTCACCGTGTTGCGCTCCTTGGGTTGCTGCATTTCCTGCACGCTTTTCGCTCAGTCATGAACGGTTTGTCCTTTCCGTGGAACTTCCGGGACGGCCACCGCGAGGTCCGTACAACTCTTCCTTCCGGCTGGTCG
This genomic interval from Arthrobacter sunyaminii contains the following:
- a CDS encoding ASCH domain-containing protein, which produces MDTPTDSIEPDFDAAAVLWDAYAAANPEQAAADSQYNVETFGDSPRLADELLALVLDGRKTATSSLVAEYAEEGDQLPRIGIHWIVCDSTGAPRAILRTTELRLGTFLDVDAAFARDEGEDDLSLDSWRREHRRYWERTAAARGISWSESDELVLERFKVVWRADA
- a CDS encoding LssY C-terminal domain-containing protein — encoded protein: MKRAADDDGGAGSGAATALDWAFFVFSGLASIWFAGLLLVRGSLELGYIGFLVVFWVVLAYLVLPRVDRVLTQIFIPDYFMGRTRTSAGLFGDAVNLAFLGSEQQLRTALERTGWVLADPVTLTSSWRIVTSTLLHRSYLQAPVSPLLLFGRPQDFAYQQEVNGNPRQRHHVRFWRCPEGWLLPGGIATDWLGAASFDRAVGLSLFTLQVTHRVGENIDAERDYLVSSMQQAFPEVSVNVIKNFSTGYHSRNGGGDSIVTDGDLPVTNLTALPQTPAVGAASGNSPPSPNPVFSAQSGTERRRIRRPPPVIFGAGLVFLRGLAALTVAAPFLARVTEVPWVSTLVNEVLGEQSSELANLGSAYAPASVTLAVFACVEAALAVFILRGSNAARVTAMFLSSGAIILQVAAVFSGSAFTLGSNLLGYSFDILLILALSSDRARVYARMQSHRRRRARILLAKQRRPLTG
- a CDS encoding SDR family NAD(P)-dependent oxidoreductase, which encodes MQQPKERNTVRILVTGSADGLGRSAAESLLAAGHDVVVHARNQERAAALEPLINRGAELVVADFSDPDAVRRAAAELNAGNPLDSVIHNAGLARGTAVMPVNVVAPYLLTALLDGPQRHVYLSSNDHYAGRASLAGVDWQGRTAGSYADSKLYVTAFAAALARLRPELLSNSVDPGWVPTKMGGAGAPDDLALGHQTQEWLASSEEPDALTSGGYWYHRRRRQPHPAVNDVDFQDSLLQALEEETGTPLQV